In the genome of Halosolutus amylolyticus, the window AGATCGTCTCGTACCTCTCGAAGCGGTTCACCTTCCGCCCCGGGGACGTCGTCGCGTTCGGCAGTCCCGCGAATCCCGGCCTGGTCGAACCCGGTGACGCCGTCGAAATCACCTACGAGGGTGTCGGTACCTTGCGCAATACGATAGTCGAGTCGAGCGACTAGAGAGCGGTCGGTCGCACGACGCTCGATCCGATCGACGCTCCTCGATTACTCGATCCGGGACAGCGCCAGGTCCTTCGCGGTGTCCGCGTCCGAAAACGGCGTCTCGCCCACTTCGATCGCCGACACCCACTTGATGTGCTCCCAGCAGTTCCGCTCTGAATCGATCGGCACGAGTCGGGCCGGGCCGCCGTGCTCGACCGGGAGCGACTCGCCGTCGAGTTCGAGCGCGAGGATCGACTCTCGGAGTCGATCGAGGGAAAACGAGCAGGCGTAGTCGCCGTCCATCGCGCGGACGAGGGCGTACTCGCTGCCTTCAGTGAGTCCGGCGCGGTCCAGGACGGTCCCGACGCGGACGCCGCGCCAGGAGAGCCCGTCCGCGACCCACCCCTCGACGCACGCGAAGTCGTCGGCTGCGGTCTCCAGCGGGAACGACGCGAGGTCGTCGGGGGTGAGCCGGAGCGATCGATCGACCGTCCCGGTGACGGACAGGGTCCACCCGTCGGGGTCGACCGCGGCTGGCACGTCGTGCGTTCTGAGGTCGCTCATCGCCCGGTACTACGACGTCCTCACGGAAACAGTTGCGCCGAACCGCTTCGGGAGCGGGTCATACGGACAGCGATCCGTCTCAATCGGGATCGAACTCGCCGCGCCGGAGGCCGACTCGGACCGGTTCGTGTTCAGCGTCCGTCGGCGGCGGGGACGTGACGAGCAGGGCCTCCAGCCGTTCGTCCTGGTTCGCGTGGATGCCCCGGGACTCGCCGGCGGGGACGACGACCACGTCGCCCGGTCCAACCTTCCGATCGTCGTCCCCGTCCCTGACGAGGCCGCGCCCCGATTCGACGTCGATCACGACGTCGCTGTCGGGCGCGTGGACGGGGATGAACTGTCCCGGCTCGAAGTAGCCGAGCACCGCTTTCAGCCGATCGCTCCGGTAGATCTCCCGCGTCGAGAATTTCTCGTCGTCGTAGGTCCGCTCGGCGTCGAAGTCGGTCGCGACCATACCCGAGCGTCGGCGCGACACGGGGAAGAGACTTGACCGGAATATGTTCGGCACTCGATCGGGTCGACCGGTCGAAACGGGCCCGTCACGAACGTCCCGTCTCGACGCGACCCAGGAAGAAAGGCACTTCCGCCCGCACCCCGTCTCACCCGCTGTGAGCGCTGACGCCCCGCGCCGCGTCGAAGTCCACCCCGATCGGGAGGTCGTCGTCGAGTTCGATCCCGACCTGACCTTCGAGTGCGTCGACGACTGCACCTGGTGTTGCCACCACGGGGTCTTGCTCTACGATCGGGACCTCCTCGAACTGGCCCAGCGGGCGAACCTGGCGGAGACGACGACCGACTTTCGCGGCGAGAAGTTCGTCGCCCGCGAGGAGAAGGGGCGCGACGAGCACGTCGCCGACGACGGCCACGCCTGCGCGTTCCTCCGCGAGGACGGCCTCTGTACACTGCACCTGGAAGAGGACTGGAAGCCGACCCGGTGTTCGGTCTTCCCGCTCGGCGTCTGGCGCGAGGACGGCGACCTCCACGTCGACATCCGGGACTCGGCACACGACCACTGCGAGGGGCTGAACGTCAGCGATCGGCGGGTGATCGAGCACCTCGACGCTTTCCTGCCCGAACTGCTGTGGGACCTCGAGAATCCGGATTCGGACCGGGTACTGTAGTCCGATCCCGATCGATCATCGTCGCCGTGGTGGTTCCCAACTGAGAGGAGCCTGCTATCGAGTGCCGTGCTACCACGACTCTCCAACCATTTAAACGTGCGGCGCTCGTAGTGAAGGTGTGACAGAAAACTCCGGGCGACGGAACCTCCGTATGCCCAACAGTGACGAAGTATTCGCCGTCGTAACCGAACACCTCGGGGGCAACCACGTTCAGCTCCGCTGTGAGGACGGCGAAGAGCGTCTCGGCCGCATTCCCGGGCGGATGAAATACCGCACCTGGATCGAGCAAGACGACATCGTCGTCGCCGAGCCCTGGGACTGGCAGGACGAGAAGGCCACGATCGAGTGGCGCTACACCAGTCAGGACGCCGATCAGCTGCGCCGCGAAGGCCATATCGACTGATACCCATTCTTGTCTAGCGGGTCGAGCCGAGACCGCTCTCAATGACGATTAGGACGCCAGCGACGCCACACGCGAGTGACGACACCGGATCACCGATCGGCCCCAACGACGGGACCCGGGAACCGATCGTGCGATCGATCGTGACGGCGACGCCCGGTTATTCGGTAGCCGCGAACTCCTCGACGATGGCGTCGCAGAAGGCATCGAGGTCGTCCGGATCACGGCTCGTGACCAGTCCGTCGTCGACGACGACCTCCTCGTCGACCCACTCCCCGCCCGCGTTTCGAACGTCGGTCTGCAGGCTGGGATAGGACGTCAGCGTCCGGCCCTCGACGACGTCCGCCTCGATCAGCGTCCACGGTCCGTGACAGATGACGCCGGCAGGCTTGCCGTCCGTCAGGTGCTGCCGGAGGAGATCGACCGCGTCCTCGTCGGTCCGGAGCGTGTCCGCGCCGACGGTTCCGCCCGGGACGAGCAGGGCGTCGTAGTCGGCGGCCGAGACCTCGTCGAACGTCTCGTCGACCGCGTAGGCGTCGCTCCAGTCGAGATCGTTATTGACGGTCCGGCCGTCCCCGGATTCGCTCCCCAGAACCACGACCGTCGCACCGGCGTCGGACACGGCCTCCCTCGGTTCCGTGAATTCGATCTCTTCGCTCCCCTCCGGGGCGAGGAAGAACCCTACCGTCGTGTTTTCGAGCGGCTGGCGATCAGAATGACTCATCGGTCGATCCTGAGGCCGGGAGCGGGGAAACGGTTCGACTTTCCGTTGCAACGCCGCCGTCACCGCGTCGCTCGCTTCCACTCTTTCAGCCCGAGAATCTCGCCATCGAGTGCGTTCCGATCGGCCTCGGTCGCCGCCCAGACGAACATGCCGGCGATCGACTCGGGGTCGCGACCCTGCCCGCCGGTGAGGTCGGTCGCGATCTGTCCGGGTTCCAGACAGCCGACGGCGTACGCGGTATCGGCGGCGAACGCGCGGACGATCGCTTCGGCCGTCGCCTTCGAGATCGCGTAGGAGCCGTAGCCGGGTTTTGCCGTACGAGCGATCGCACCGGTCGGGACGAGGACGCGCGCCCCCTCGTTCAGGTGGGGAAGCGCCTCGCGGATCGTCGCGAAGATGCCGCGGCCGTTCGTGCGCCAGTGGTCGTCGAACGCCGCGTAGGATTCCCGATCGGTGGGCGTCTCGCCCGGGTCGCCGTGGTAGACGCCCGCCGCCGCGACGACGACGTCGATCCCGCCGCCCTCGCCGGTTCGCGAGGCCGTCTCCACGAGTCGTTCGACGTCGTACTCGTCGCGGACGTCGGTTCGGACCCCGTCGACGGCCCCGCTTCCATCGATCGTCGCAAGTGCATCGACGGTTTCGTCGATCGCGTCCCCGTCCCGCGCGCCGACGACGACGGTCGCACCCGCGGTCGCGAACGCTTCGGCGACTGCCCGTCCGATGCCACGCGTGCCGCCGGTCACGACGGCGGTCGTGTCGTCCATACGCCTGCTACGAGGGGGAGCCTCAGAAACCCACTGACTTCCGGCAAGACGGACGTCTCGAACTGGTGTCAGTGCCGACAGCGAGAGAGTCGATCGTGTCGGATCAGTGAACGCTGACGCGGTGCTACCGTCCGAACAGCCGCTGGTATAGGCTGCGCTCGGACGGACGTTCGGCGAGCAGGACCGAACAGCCGACGTCGTCGATCACGTCCATGTGCAGCGATCCGGTCACGAGCCGTGAGAGGAGGCCGCGTTCGGTCGCCCCGATGAGCATCATCGTGTGATCGCTCGCCGCCCGGCAGATCGCCGCCTCGACGTCCCCGCTGTCGTCGACGATGAGGTTCGCGTCCGCGAGGTCGTGATCGGCGGCCCACTCGCCGAGGAACTGTTCCGCACGATCGTGTTCGGAGGATTCGTCGGCGACGTACAGCAGGGTCACCTCGGCACCGACGGTCCGGCGGAGGGTCCGGGCCACCTCGGCGCTCAGGTCCGAGTCCGGCCCGCCCGCGGTCGGCAGGAGGATCCGCGAGGTGTCCAGCCCGCGGTCCTTGAACACGAGGAAGTCACACGGCAGTTCGCTGGTGAGTTCGCTGAGCGGGCGCTCGGCGCGGGCGGCGTCCCACAGCTGGTTCGCACCCCACCCCATCACGACGAGGTCCGTCCCCGACCGTTCGGCCGTGGTGAAGATCTCCTCGAACGATCGGTGGGAGACGACCGTCGAGGTCTCACAGTCGACGTCGTACTCGGCGACGAGGTCGCGAACGTCCCGGAGCTGGTTGTCCGACTCCGAGACGATACGCCGGTGCTGGCGGCTTCCGTAGTTCGCCGACGGCCGCTCGGGAACCTGGACGATGTGGGCGACGTGGACGGTTCCCGACTCGTGGCCCTCCGCGAGCATCGCGGCGAGTTCGACGGTCGACGACTCGGTCCGCGGGTTCGCGATCGGGACCATAATCCGGTAGGATTCGTCGTCCGCGGCCGTCCGCTCGCCGGTGTCGATCAGCGGGACGTACGATCGGCCGACGAACCCGCCGAACAGCCACTCGCGGGCGGAGAGGCGGCGCTCGCTACCCGCGAAGCGGGCTGATTCGAGCCGTTTCTCGCTCGTCTGGTAGTAGTTGACGACGGTCACGAGCAGGATGCCGCCGAGCGTGTTGCCGAGCAACACCGGGAGCACGAACTCGGTCGCGCCGACGAAGAGGCCGAGCTGGCCGGCGAAGACGAGATAGAGCATCTCGGTGAACGAGACGACGACGTGGAACAGGTTCCCCAGCGGGATCGCGAGGAACGCGAGGTAGACGACCACGAGCCGCGAGATCGTGTCCCGCGAGGCGAAGGTCACCCAGACGACGCCGGCGACGATCAGGCCGGCGAACGCGGCCTTGAAGAACAGGTCCCACCACGCCGTTTCGATCCCGTGGGTCGCGATGGTCATCGCCGCTTCTTCCGCCGGCTCGTCGAAGACGCCGCCCCAGGTGAGCGCGGCCGCGCCCAGGGCTCCGCCGGCGAAGTTCCCCGCGAGTACGATGACCCAGTGACGAAGCAACGCCGGCAGGCTGGCCAGTCGCTCGATCGTCAGCGCGACTGGCGGGAGCGTGTTCTCCGTGTACAGCTGGTAACCGCCGATGATGATGTAGATGAACCCGAGCGGGTACAGCAGGGAACTGAGTATCGGGTGGCCGTCCGTCGCACCGTACAGCGACGCGTACAGCAGGAACGTGATCGTGATCGCGAACCCGGCGGCGAGGCCGCTGAAGAAGAGTTCGCGGTTGCCGGACGTGATCTCTTCGTCCGCCGCCGCGACGATCCGCTGGAACACCTCGTCGGAGGAGAACCGATCGCGAACGACCGACCCCACCGCGGGCGCACCGTGTCTGGATCGCTCGACTGCCTCGCGGACGGAATCTTCCTCGGACTGCTCGGGGGCCTCCACGGCCGATTCCTCGGGAGGTCCGGCATCGAGGTGGCGAGGGCGTTCGGAATCACTCATTGGTGGCTCCAGTCGGTTCACTAACTAAGCGTTTGGCTTTCGGATCGATCGAACGGGGCTATCGGCGCCCGTGGCGGCGCTGGCCGGTCGATCCCGACCGCCGATCCGGCGCTCGTCGAGCCACGATTTCGATCGGCGGCGACGTCGATCCGGTCCGGTCGGTGTGGACAGGTTCGCGATCGGCGACGGCGAAATGCACGCGGCGATAGCGGAACCCTACGTACGTATGACTCACATTTAACATGGAACCGACACTGTAATATCACATGGAATCGCTGGCCGGAGAGTCGGTCGTCGTGATCGGGGCAGGCGTCGGCGGGCTGTCGACGGCCTGCTACCTCGCCGACGCGGGTGCCGACGTGCGAGTCATCGAGAAGAACGAGCAGCTAGGCGGCCGCGCGAGTCGCCTCGAACGTGACGGGTTCCGGTTCGACATGGGGCCGTCGTGGTACCTGATGCCCGACGTCTTCGAGCGCTTCTTCGCCGAATTCGATCGGACGCCGACCGACTACTACGACCTCACGCACCTCGATCCCCACTACCGGATCTTCTTCAAAGACGGCGATCGCGTGGACGTGACGGCCGACATCGATCGGACGAAAGCACTCTTCGAGGAGTACGAGGAGGGTGCGGGCGAGGCCCTCGAACGCTACCTCGAGAAGTCGAAGGAGAACTACGAGGTCGGGATGGAACACTTCGTCTACGAGGACCGATCGCGACTGCGTGACTACCTGGACCTCGACGTGGCCAGGCAGGCCCGCGGCCTCTCCCTGCTCGGGTCGATGCAGGGTCACGTCGAGAAGTATTTCGACCATCCGAAACTCCAGCAGATCATGCAGTACACGCTGGTGTTTCTCGGCGGGTCGCCGAAAAACACCCCGGCGCTGTACAACCTGATGAGCCACGTCGACTTCAACCTCGGCGTCTGGTACCCCGAGAACGGTCTCGGCGGCGTCATCGACGGGATCGTCGACCTCGGCCGGGAACTCGGCGTCGAGTACGACACCGATCGGCCGGCGACCGCGATCAAGGGCCGCGAGGGCGCGTTCCTGGTCGAGACGCCGGACGGCCCGCTGCGGCCGGATCTCGTGGTCAGCAACGCCGACTACGCCCACACGGAACAGGAACTGCTCCCGCCCGAGCGGCGCGGCTACGACGCCGACTACTGGGAGTCCCGGACCTACGCGCCCTCCGCGTTCCTGCTCTATCTCGGCGTCGAGGGCGACGTCGAGGACCTCGAACACCACACCCTCGTGCTCCCGACCGACTGGGAGGAGCACTTCGACCA includes:
- a CDS encoding YkgJ family cysteine cluster protein yields the protein MSADAPRRVEVHPDREVVVEFDPDLTFECVDDCTWCCHHGVLLYDRDLLELAQRANLAETTTDFRGEKFVAREEKGRDEHVADDGHACAFLREDGLCTLHLEEDWKPTRCSVFPLGVWREDGDLHVDIRDSAHDHCEGLNVSDRRVIEHLDAFLPELLWDLENPDSDRVL
- a CDS encoding molybdopterin-dependent oxidoreductase, which gives rise to MSDLRTHDVPAAVDPDGWTLSVTGTVDRSLRLTPDDLASFPLETAADDFACVEGWVADGLSWRGVRVGTVLDRAGLTEGSEYALVRAMDGDYACSFSLDRLRESILALELDGESLPVEHGGPARLVPIDSERNCWEHIKWVSAIEVGETPFSDADTAKDLALSRIE
- a CDS encoding translation initiation factor eIF-1A; the protein is MTENSGRRNLRMPNSDEVFAVVTEHLGGNHVQLRCEDGEERLGRIPGRMKYRTWIEQDDIVVAEPWDWQDEKATIEWRYTSQDADQLRREGHID
- a CDS encoding phytoene desaturase family protein; this encodes MESLAGESVVVIGAGVGGLSTACYLADAGADVRVIEKNEQLGGRASRLERDGFRFDMGPSWYLMPDVFERFFAEFDRTPTDYYDLTHLDPHYRIFFKDGDRVDVTADIDRTKALFEEYEEGAGEALERYLEKSKENYEVGMEHFVYEDRSRLRDYLDLDVARQARGLSLLGSMQGHVEKYFDHPKLQQIMQYTLVFLGGSPKNTPALYNLMSHVDFNLGVWYPENGLGGVIDGIVDLGRELGVEYDTDRPATAIKGREGAFLVETPDGPLRPDLVVSNADYAHTEQELLPPERRGYDADYWESRTYAPSAFLLYLGVEGDVEDLEHHTLVLPTDWEEHFDQIFEDPQWPGDPAYYLCVPSKTDDSVAPEGHSNLFVLVPIAPGLDDTPERRQEYRDLILEDIAANTGTDLRDRIVVEETFCVEDFADRYNSFKGTALGMAHTLRQTSLFRPPHRSKAVEGLYFTGSYTTPGIGVPMCLISGELTAEKVIEDYGRPKPTDNVQ
- a CDS encoding cupin domain-containing protein, giving the protein MVATDFDAERTYDDEKFSTREIYRSDRLKAVLGYFEPGQFIPVHAPDSDVVIDVESGRGLVRDGDDDRKVGPGDVVVVPAGESRGIHANQDERLEALLVTSPPPTDAEHEPVRVGLRRGEFDPD
- a CDS encoding SDR family NAD(P)-dependent oxidoreductase, which codes for MDDTTAVVTGGTRGIGRAVAEAFATAGATVVVGARDGDAIDETVDALATIDGSGAVDGVRTDVRDEYDVERLVETASRTGEGGGIDVVVAAAGVYHGDPGETPTDRESYAAFDDHWRTNGRGIFATIREALPHLNEGARVLVPTGAIARTAKPGYGSYAISKATAEAIVRAFAADTAYAVGCLEPGQIATDLTGGQGRDPESIAGMFVWAATEADRNALDGEILGLKEWKRATR
- a CDS encoding type 1 glutamine amidotransferase domain-containing protein gives rise to the protein MSHSDRQPLENTTVGFFLAPEGSEEIEFTEPREAVSDAGATVVVLGSESGDGRTVNNDLDWSDAYAVDETFDEVSAADYDALLVPGGTVGADTLRTDEDAVDLLRQHLTDGKPAGVICHGPWTLIEADVVEGRTLTSYPSLQTDVRNAGGEWVDEEVVVDDGLVTSRDPDDLDAFCDAIVEEFAATE
- a CDS encoding formate/nitrite transporter family protein, producing the protein MSDSERPRHLDAGPPEESAVEAPEQSEEDSVREAVERSRHGAPAVGSVVRDRFSSDEVFQRIVAAADEEITSGNRELFFSGLAAGFAITITFLLYASLYGATDGHPILSSLLYPLGFIYIIIGGYQLYTENTLPPVALTIERLASLPALLRHWVIVLAGNFAGGALGAAALTWGGVFDEPAEEAAMTIATHGIETAWWDLFFKAAFAGLIVAGVVWVTFASRDTISRLVVVYLAFLAIPLGNLFHVVVSFTEMLYLVFAGQLGLFVGATEFVLPVLLGNTLGGILLVTVVNYYQTSEKRLESARFAGSERRLSAREWLFGGFVGRSYVPLIDTGERTAADDESYRIMVPIANPRTESSTVELAAMLAEGHESGTVHVAHIVQVPERPSANYGSRQHRRIVSESDNQLRDVRDLVAEYDVDCETSTVVSHRSFEEIFTTAERSGTDLVVMGWGANQLWDAARAERPLSELTSELPCDFLVFKDRGLDTSRILLPTAGGPDSDLSAEVARTLRRTVGAEVTLLYVADESSEHDRAEQFLGEWAADHDLADANLIVDDSGDVEAAICRAASDHTMMLIGATERGLLSRLVTGSLHMDVIDDVGCSVLLAERPSERSLYQRLFGR